The genomic DNA CAGCGTATGATCGCCCGTGTGTACGTTGACGAATTCGTCGATATCGAGCGGCAGGATCCACGCGGCCCCGCGCAGCACCTCCATCCCGGCGGCGGCCTTCAGCGCGGTAAACTGCACGCCGTTCTTGTGGTAGGGGCCGTCGTTGCGCACATGGGTGACGTGGCCCAGCTCTTCGAGACGGTCCAGCATGGCATCCGTGCCATCGTCGCACGCGTTCGAGAACACCAGCACATGGTCAAAGCCGACCGCCAGATGGTGGGCCAGCCATTCCAGCACAAACGCCGCCTCGTTGCGGACACAGAGCAGCGCAAGCTTCACCGCGCTACCACTGCCGCCGGAACGAGACGACCTTGCGGTTCGATCCGCGGTGGTAATAGGCCATGCCCGCATCCATGAAGGCGCGGAACACCGCGTTGATCCCTTCGGGGCCGACCAGTTGGGGATGGGTTTCGATCACCGCCGCACGCAGGTTGCTCAGATCCAGCAGCGGCAGCAGTTCCGCCTCCGCGCCCTCGATGTCACAGACCAGCGTGTCGATCTGCAATTCCTTGAACGTGGCGCGGGCGTTGAGCACATCGACCTTGGTGACCTCCAGCAGGGTCTTTTCATTGTCGCTGGGGCGCGGGTCCAGCGACGAGCCCAGCAGCTTGCGGCGCACGTAGAAATCGCGCGTGCCCTTGCGCTTGCCCAGAATGGCGTTGTGGACATGCGCATTGGTGAGGTTGTTGGCCTCGTGAACGCTCTTGATGTAGGGGATCAGATGGGGGTTGGCCTCGAAGGCATGGATCGCCTTGAGCTTGCGGCGCGTCGCCAGAAACGTCGACATATACCCGATGCCCGCGCCCAGCTCCATGACCGTGTCGCCATCGCGCACGACCTTCAGCACCGCCTCGCTTTCCTTGCTCTCATAGCGGTTTTCCCGCAGCGCACCGCGGATCTGGCCGCGGATGAACCGCCCATCCTTGGGAAACTTCAAACCCCGCGAGCGCACGAAAGGGGACCGCGTGCGCGCGGCGGGGGCGTCCGTCGTTGCAGGTTCCATCTAACTCTCCATATCCAGCGCGAGCGCATAGGCCACACGCTCGGTTTCCGTCAGCTTTACCGCCAGCGCCTCTTGCAGCAGATCGGCAAATTCGGGGTTCTGGTGCAATTCATCGGCCTTGGCGCGGTGCCACGCCACCCCGCGTGCGTGCAGATCGGCAAGCGCTTCGTCGGTCATCAACCGGTCATATTCCGCACGCAGCCGCGGGATGTTGCGCTTGATCGTGATGTCGCGGAAATCGGACCAATCCATGCGGATCCAGTAGTTGATCCCGATCGAGCGGTCGACGTGCAGCGCGCGGCCCCGCTGACGTTTGATGAGAAAACTCTCCGCCGACCGCAGCGCATAATGATTGAGCTGTAACAGATCGTATCCAATGGATTTCTTCGACGACCGCCAGCCGTTCTCGGCCACTTCACGGGTCATGTCCTGACCCGATCCATTCACCCATTTCACACGGTCCTTGAACCCCTCGTCGAGCTTGTTGGGCCGGTGGCAGCTGATCTTCTCGTAGGCGCCGATGTTCCGGAACATCGTCTTGAACCCCCAGACCGTGTGCGGCTTGGGGCAGAATTTCGGCGCACAGCGGTCGAACTGGTCGATCACGAACGCATCGGACAGATCGGTCACGCCATTGTGGCCGAACAACCGCCACGTCATGGCGACATTGGTGGCGTCGGGCACGGCGTCCAGAAAATCCTGCACCGTGCCATTCCCGCAGCGCACATTCATGAACTCGTCCACATCGATATGGATGATCCATTCCGCATTCCTGATCACCGGTTCTTTCAACGCCTGGTTCAGCGCGTATTGCTGGGGCGAATTGCCCTTCCAGTTGTCGTTGTTGCGGTGCTGCAAAACGCCCATCTCCTGCAACCGGTCCAGCAATTCGGACGTGCCGTCGGAGCAATCGTTGGTATAGATCAGGAAGTTATCGACCCCCATGGCGCGGTGGTGGGCCACCCATTCCACGATATAGGGGGCCTCGTTCTTCATACAGCCGACAATCACATTGCCCGAATTGCCCTCGGGCAGATCACGCGGCGCAATCGGGGTATAGGCGGCGGCCAGCTCTTCTTCGTTGACCGATCCCATCTTGTTGTGGGGGGCAAAGCTGGAACTGCGCAGCTTTTCGAAATTCTGCTTGGCCAGCGGCGGCAGCAACCGCGCCGCGGTGGCGCTCAACCCGTCCGGCGTGTCGTCGGGCGGCGGTGGGGCCTGTGCCACATCCGCGTGCCCCGCACCGTCAAGCTGCGCCAGATCGGCGGCCTTGGCCTTCTTTTGCGCTTTCGTCGCCTTGTCGATGCGCCACATGAACCCCAAGAGATACTGCGAGGCGCGAAATCCCCTTGTCGGGTCCGCCTCCTGCCAGATGTCTGCTGACGCAGATGTCTTGAAAGTCACAGCGCTCAGCCCGGCATGCGCCTTGACCAGCTTTTTCAGACCGGGGGCGAAATGCGCGGCAATCGGGTGCAGGGTCGCAGGGTCGATGCCGGGGCCGTCGACGGCGATCTCCTGCACGAAACTGCGCCACAACTGGCGGGGCAGAATGCGTTTGCGATTGGCCAGCACCTGCAGGATCAGCGCGTTCAATTGGCGTCCGCGGGCCAATGCCGCCGCAGCCACGGGGGTGGGCAGGGCCATGTCGCGGGCGCGGCCCAGCGGCGCGTTGATGGTAAACACGTCGCGCAGCGTCCCGGTCACATCAGCCGATGCAAACCTCGCCGCGTCATACCCGTGCAGCGCCACGCGCCCCGCGCCAAAGGTGCCTTCCCAGAAGGCCACCAGCGCCGGCAGATCGAGCCAGAATACCGGCGCCTGCGTTTCGGCGAACACGCCTGCGGCAGGGTCGATCGCGGGCGTCCGGGCCAGCGCCGCGCGCCACCAGTCGTCCTGACCCGCCAGCGCAAGCTCCGCATCCAGCGTCAGGCCACGGCCCTCCAATATCTGGCTCTCGTAATGGCGCGCCAACATGCGCGTGGGCGCATCGACATGGGCAATCACGTGAATATCGTCGCTGATCGGCGCCAATATACCGCGCAGCCGTTCCAGCTCGGACACGGTGCGCAAACAGGTGCCAAGCTGCGAACACGACACGATCAGCGTGTCGGGGCTGTGCTGGGCCACTTCGCGCGCCAGATCGGCGGCCACCGCCTCGCGCAACACGGCCTGCTTGTCGGGCGCGATATAGCCGCGGTTGAACCGCAGCGGGTCCACGTGGGCAGGGTCCGTCACGGCCATGAACAGACGTGTGTGGTTCTTGTTGCCGGGGCTGCGGGCATAAAGCGTACCGTGGCGCAGCATCAGGTCGCGCTTGGCCGCCAGCACCGATTGCAAGCGGTCCGCGCCGACACCTTCCAGCCCGATATGAAGTTCGATCCGCATCAGCCGGTCCTGTCCTGATCTTCCAACGCCTGATTGGCGTTTGCCTGCCCCCACCACGGCAGATCGCGGCCCAGATGCCGGGCCACCTGCGCACGGGCCCCGGGGTCCGCCACATCGTACTCCAGAAACGCCGGATCGCCCGCGAAAATCACCGCCAGATGGGCGTAATGCCCGTCGATCCAGCGCATGCGCTCTTTCGATGTCTCACCGTATCCTTCGGGCAGGCCGGGCACGTCCGAGGCGGGCAACCTGTCGACACCCAGATCGGACCACGCCAGCATCGATTGCGACACGTCCCAACTGTCGCGGCGTGAGGCGACAAAACGCACATCGGGGTGATGGGTGCGGATCGCGTCAATCATGGCAAAATCCATCTGCGGCCAGAGCGATTTGCCCTCGCGCAGACAACTCAGCTCCGTCAACGCATTGAAATCCCCGCAAAATGCCGCCGGATCACCGTCGAGGTAATAGCCGCGGTACAGCAGGTCCGCCACATAGGCATCGTGCAGCTCCGCATCCTCCGTCTGCCGCTTGCGGATGCGGTGATCGGCCACGCGGTACCCCGCCAGCTTGAGCGCACGGGCCAGCGTGGTCGTGCCGGTCTTGGGCAGGCCCAGATTGACAACGGCAAGGCTCACGCGACCTCCTCCCACAGACCCAGCTTGCGCAGCATCGCCTCTTCCTGCGGGGGCAACAGCGACGCGGCCCGCAGCTGGTCGGCCATCTCGCGATAGGCGGGCTGCTGCATCAACGCATCACGCTTGGCACGGTGCGCGGCCACACTCGCATCATGCAGCGCACCAATCTCGCCCTCGGCCTTCAACGCATCCATCCGCGCGCGCACATCCGGCAGATGCCGCATGATGCTGGCATCCTCCCACGCCGGATCGTTGCGTTCACGCCAATAGGTATCGTCAAACGCGCGGTTTTCGCGGTTCACGTCGCCGCGGTCGTTCTTGACCAGATAACTGTCGAGACTGCGCAGCGCATAGTGGTTGAGCGTCGCAAAATCACGCGCGCCCGCCGCCGGAAACCGGCGAATGCGGCGCGGATTGGCCGCGACCAGAAACTTGTGGGGGACAGCACGCCCCGATCCATCGGTCCAGACGACCTTGGCCTTGCCTTTCGGTTTCGCAAAAGGCCGGTGCGCCCCGTAATACTGTAACGGAAAATCATTGCGGACGAGCGATTTGACCTCGATCGCCGCCTCGCCACACCACAGATCGGGATTATGGCTGCGCCGGAACTGGCCGATCACGGGCGCGTCCTCATAGGTATCCACACCGTCATTGGCGAAAAACTGGAAATTCAGGCTGATCGCTTGCGGATCACCACAGGCCTCGATCAGGTCGGCAAACCGGTGGTTGCCCACATGGATGTTGGGAAATTCGTCAACATCGGCCACCCACACCCAATCGGCCTGCGCCACGACGGGCTGCAGCTTGGCATCGCGCAGCGCCTCCATCTGGTAATTGCGGCCCTCGGCGGGATTGGGCAGATGCTGCACGATCCCCCGCGCGGCCAGCGCATCCAGCAGATCATCCGTCCCGTCGTCACAATCGTTGGAATAAAACAGAAAATCGGTGACGCCGACCAACTGGTGATAGGCAATCCACTCCAGCAGGAAAGGTCCTTCGTTTTTCACGCAGGTCACTGCCGTGATCCGGGGATCAACCGCCATGGCGCTCCGCCATCGTTGTGCACATGCCCATGTCCGCCTCGCCTCGCCAGTGTCCGGGGTCTTATGCCCCGTTACCCTTTTCGTGTGGTTAAGACTGTCGCATTTCAGGCGAATCGCGTCAATCGGCGCAGGGTGGGCAGGCGTAGATTGCGTGACATATCAGCCATTGGTGCTATTGACCCCGCGCGGCGGGGGTGGCCTGTTGGGCGCATAGGGCAGGTAACACGCAAGGGCGGACAATGGCGGACATCTCATCAATCGACGGCGTGCAGGCGATGCTCGCCGCACAGGGCTACGTGTGCGACAGGGCACTGGCGACAGTGGTCTTTCTCAGCCTCACCCTCGGCCGGCCGCTCTTTCTCGAAGGCGAAGCGGGCGTGGGCAAGACCGAAATCGCCAAATCTCTCGCCAAAAGCCTCGACCGGCGGCTGATCCGGTTGCAATGCTACGAAGGGCTCGATGCCGCGTCGGCGGTCTATGAATGGAACTTCCCCGCCCAGATGGTCGCGATCCGCACCGCCGAAGCGGCCGGTGACGCGGACCGCACGGCGCTCAATACCGAACTCTTCAGCGACGAATTCCTGATCGAACGCCCGCTGCTGCAGGCCATGCGGCCCGATGCCCGCGGCGCACCGATCCTGCTGATCGAC from Sulfitobacter sp. S190 includes the following:
- a CDS encoding glycosyltransferase family 2 protein, giving the protein MRIELHIGLEGVGADRLQSVLAAKRDLMLRHGTLYARSPGNKNHTRLFMAVTDPAHVDPLRFNRGYIAPDKQAVLREAVAADLAREVAQHSPDTLIVSCSQLGTCLRTVSELERLRGILAPISDDIHVIAHVDAPTRMLARHYESQILEGRGLTLDAELALAGQDDWWRAALARTPAIDPAAGVFAETQAPVFWLDLPALVAFWEGTFGAGRVALHGYDAARFASADVTGTLRDVFTINAPLGRARDMALPTPVAAAALARGRQLNALILQVLANRKRILPRQLWRSFVQEIAVDGPGIDPATLHPIAAHFAPGLKKLVKAHAGLSAVTFKTSASADIWQEADPTRGFRASQYLLGFMWRIDKATKAQKKAKAADLAQLDGAGHADVAQAPPPPDDTPDGLSATAARLLPPLAKQNFEKLRSSSFAPHNKMGSVNEEELAAAYTPIAPRDLPEGNSGNVIVGCMKNEAPYIVEWVAHHRAMGVDNFLIYTNDCSDGTSELLDRLQEMGVLQHRNNDNWKGNSPQQYALNQALKEPVIRNAEWIIHIDVDEFMNVRCGNGTVQDFLDAVPDATNVAMTWRLFGHNGVTDLSDAFVIDQFDRCAPKFCPKPHTVWGFKTMFRNIGAYEKISCHRPNKLDEGFKDRVKWVNGSGQDMTREVAENGWRSSKKSIGYDLLQLNHYALRSAESFLIKRQRGRALHVDRSIGINYWIRMDWSDFRDITIKRNIPRLRAEYDRLMTDEALADLHARGVAWHRAKADELHQNPEFADLLQEALAVKLTETERVAYALALDMES
- a CDS encoding sulfotransferase codes for the protein MSLAVVNLGLPKTGTTTLARALKLAGYRVADHRIRKRQTEDAELHDAYVADLLYRGYYLDGDPAAFCGDFNALTELSCLREGKSLWPQMDFAMIDAIRTHHPDVRFVASRRDSWDVSQSMLAWSDLGVDRLPASDVPGLPEGYGETSKERMRWIDGHYAHLAVIFAGDPAFLEYDVADPGARAQVARHLGRDLPWWGQANANQALEDQDRTG
- a CDS encoding FkbM family methyltransferase: MEPATTDAPAARTRSPFVRSRGLKFPKDGRFIRGQIRGALRENRYESKESEAVLKVVRDGDTVMELGAGIGYMSTFLATRRKLKAIHAFEANPHLIPYIKSVHEANNLTNAHVHNAILGKRKGTRDFYVRRKLLGSSLDPRPSDNEKTLLEVTKVDVLNARATFKELQIDTLVCDIEGAEAELLPLLDLSNLRAAVIETHPQLVGPEGINAVFRAFMDAGMAYYHRGSNRKVVSFRRQW
- a CDS encoding glycosyltransferase family 2 protein, which gives rise to MAVDPRITAVTCVKNEGPFLLEWIAYHQLVGVTDFLFYSNDCDDGTDDLLDALAARGIVQHLPNPAEGRNYQMEALRDAKLQPVVAQADWVWVADVDEFPNIHVGNHRFADLIEACGDPQAISLNFQFFANDGVDTYEDAPVIGQFRRSHNPDLWCGEAAIEVKSLVRNDFPLQYYGAHRPFAKPKGKAKVVWTDGSGRAVPHKFLVAANPRRIRRFPAAGARDFATLNHYALRSLDSYLVKNDRGDVNRENRAFDDTYWRERNDPAWEDASIMRHLPDVRARMDALKAEGEIGALHDASVAAHRAKRDALMQQPAYREMADQLRAASLLPPQEEAMLRKLGLWEEVA